The Paenibacillus tianjinensis genome has a window encoding:
- a CDS encoding M14 family metallopeptidase, with the protein MSKKLLSLLIALTLTFSGILPAAYAGEAVTEVQTQVLTAPASTGSGASATVTSEVYQTPASTVSADVYQASMTEPRTLPVTLTLPEGITANQLTWKFGRTAEEMKPLAEWKKWNNASNVRAYTGEPFVKVTYEPASPTTVTALVYFDMPFGSNLSLSGIRAEYVKLAGVYNLTATAPAGEVLAQQQVKLNPYDTYHTYDEIKPAIDRITADSNNKYGRYVEYQQIGTSTQGRAIHFSIVAKDKASVDQYLTETLPLMNNDPAALQEMIRNGQLKDYKVPIWLNNIHADEANGVDVIIKFLDTLMTQKIVNYDTTDASGNVVPVALDIDKALDNVIFLLDYVENPDGRALNTRATSTLLDPNRDNSYQTQPETQAVTAQIAKWTPLSFLDMHGFVSGFLIEPCTPPHDPNIEYDLVMDNMLEQATAMGNAGIANTKYDAYHIPYLEAEKLKNDPAYANPYGNATGWDDASPAYTAVYAMHQGALGHTIEVPELNEDSLDAFYYAALAATSYVQDNKKELFLNQLEIFKRGINNEDHKEVDPYLVNAKYESIGRERETADTNFFPEYYVLPVAKDLQKNKLETYKMVQYLLRNGVKVEQTTTPVSVDGVTYQAGTYVVNMHQAKRGYANLVLYDGLNVSDFDAMYSDTVQNFADMRGFDRYISRSAGAFTGKTQQVSSVAIPATNLDQYSFAQNYVIRNSNNDAIKAVNELLANHKAVTLLSNDGAGYEKGSFLVSRSNLRTVASKYLLDLVPFSTAGDKTGKLLKPANVGIAGASSFILADLGFKVTTDTVAADVLVNAGTSLIASGKPFIGYGRTMLGSIKSLNILPGLDYANPVNQAKKAAAHEGLFQANVSQDSVITAPYADNEYLYTVSAAYITAVPQGAEILAEYGTGEDFFKAGWWPNSDAAKGQVLALNYQTNNIHVTLFANDLLNKYHPQNQFRLLANAIYASAPAATEADGMDNGVLEPEPAVPGTSIPLPTATPAPTATPAPAAPQPSATPAPAVSFTDLGNVAWAASAIKELTAKGILQGVGGNSFAPLKEVTRAEFITMIVRAFNLPLENAEANFSDVTTTDWAYSYVAAGVQNGLVGGVGGGKFEPGRSITREEMAIIAANALTKFKGKSVTDTDAILANFKDKSSIASYGKNAVALLTQEGIVKGMTNDTFAPKGIANRAQAAVIISNIISLP; encoded by the coding sequence ATGTCCAAGAAATTATTATCCTTATTAATCGCATTAACTCTGACGTTCTCCGGAATCCTTCCGGCAGCCTATGCGGGTGAAGCTGTCACTGAAGTTCAGACTCAGGTTCTGACTGCACCGGCATCAACCGGTTCCGGCGCTTCGGCTACAGTCACCTCAGAAGTCTATCAAACGCCTGCATCTACCGTATCGGCAGATGTCTATCAGGCCTCAATGACTGAACCCAGAACTCTGCCGGTTACGCTAACCCTTCCCGAAGGTATCACAGCAAACCAGCTTACCTGGAAGTTCGGCAGAACAGCGGAAGAGATGAAGCCGCTGGCAGAGTGGAAAAAATGGAATAACGCTTCTAACGTTAGAGCATATACGGGAGAACCGTTCGTAAAAGTAACCTATGAGCCTGCCTCACCTACAACGGTGACCGCTCTGGTATACTTCGATATGCCTTTCGGCTCCAATCTGTCCCTAAGCGGCATCCGGGCCGAATATGTCAAGCTTGCCGGAGTATACAACCTGACAGCGACCGCTCCTGCCGGCGAGGTGCTGGCACAGCAGCAGGTGAAGCTGAACCCGTATGATACCTATCATACATATGATGAAATCAAACCGGCGATCGATAGAATTACGGCTGACAGCAACAATAAATACGGCCGTTATGTAGAATATCAGCAGATCGGTACGTCCACGCAGGGACGGGCGATCCACTTCTCTATCGTCGCTAAGGACAAGGCATCCGTCGACCAATATTTGACTGAAACACTGCCGCTGATGAACAATGACCCTGCTGCATTGCAGGAGATGATTAGAAACGGCCAGTTGAAGGATTATAAAGTGCCGATTTGGCTGAACAATATCCATGCGGATGAAGCCAATGGCGTAGATGTCATTATTAAGTTTTTGGATACCCTGATGACCCAGAAAATCGTCAACTATGATACGACTGATGCGAGCGGTAATGTGGTTCCGGTAGCACTGGACATCGATAAGGCGCTGGACAATGTGATTTTCCTGCTCGATTATGTGGAGAATCCGGATGGGCGCGCTTTGAATACACGTGCGACTTCAACGCTGCTGGACCCGAACCGCGACAACTCCTACCAGACACAGCCGGAGACACAGGCTGTCACAGCACAAATTGCCAAGTGGACACCACTGAGCTTCCTGGATATGCACGGTTTCGTGAGCGGCTTCCTGATCGAGCCTTGTACACCGCCGCATGATCCGAACATCGAATACGATCTGGTTATGGACAATATGCTTGAACAGGCTACAGCCATGGGTAATGCGGGGATCGCCAATACCAAATATGATGCTTACCACATTCCTTATCTGGAAGCCGAGAAATTAAAGAATGACCCGGCTTATGCTAACCCTTACGGCAATGCCACCGGATGGGATGATGCTTCCCCGGCTTACACCGCAGTCTATGCGATGCACCAGGGTGCCCTTGGACATACCATTGAGGTGCCTGAGCTGAATGAAGATTCCCTCGATGCCTTCTATTATGCAGCACTGGCTGCCACCAGCTATGTGCAGGACAATAAAAAAGAGCTCTTCCTGAACCAGCTCGAAATCTTTAAACGCGGCATCAATAATGAAGACCACAAAGAGGTTGATCCGTATTTGGTAAATGCCAAATATGAATCCATCGGCCGTGAGCGTGAGACGGCGGATACGAACTTCTTCCCTGAGTATTATGTACTTCCGGTAGCCAAAGATCTGCAAAAGAACAAGCTGGAAACGTACAAAATGGTGCAATACCTGCTTCGTAACGGAGTCAAGGTAGAGCAGACAACCACACCGGTAAGCGTGGATGGAGTCACCTATCAGGCCGGCACCTATGTGGTGAACATGCATCAGGCCAAACGCGGCTATGCCAACCTGGTTCTGTATGACGGCCTGAATGTTTCTGACTTTGATGCGATGTATTCCGACACCGTACAGAATTTTGCGGATATGCGCGGATTCGACCGCTACATCAGCCGGAGCGCCGGTGCCTTCACCGGCAAGACCCAGCAGGTTAGCAGCGTCGCCATTCCGGCAACTAACCTTGATCAGTATTCTTTTGCGCAAAATTACGTCATCCGCAACAGCAACAACGATGCAATCAAAGCAGTTAACGAATTGCTTGCGAACCACAAAGCGGTAACCCTGCTCTCCAATGATGGAGCCGGATATGAAAAAGGCAGCTTCCTGGTCTCCAGATCCAATCTGAGAACAGTAGCCTCCAAATACTTGCTTGACCTTGTGCCTTTCAGCACTGCGGGAGACAAGACCGGCAAGCTGCTCAAGCCGGCGAATGTAGGTATTGCCGGAGCATCTTCCTTCATCTTAGCGGATCTTGGATTCAAAGTGACTACCGATACGGTTGCCGCAGACGTGCTGGTCAATGCAGGCACGAGCCTGATTGCCAGCGGTAAACCCTTCATCGGATATGGACGCACAATGCTGGGCAGTATCAAATCTCTGAATATTTTACCGGGCCTGGACTATGCCAATCCGGTCAACCAAGCGAAAAAGGCTGCAGCACATGAAGGCTTGTTCCAAGCGAACGTCTCACAGGACAGCGTAATCACCGCTCCTTATGCAGACAATGAATACCTGTATACTGTTTCTGCTGCTTACATCACGGCTGTTCCGCAAGGCGCTGAAATACTGGCGGAATACGGAACAGGCGAGGATTTCTTCAAAGCCGGCTGGTGGCCGAATAGCGATGCTGCTAAAGGACAGGTACTGGCCCTGAATTATCAGACGAATAACATCCATGTGACCTTGTTCGCTAACGATCTGCTCAACAAATATCACCCGCAGAACCAGTTCCGGTTACTGGCCAATGCAATCTATGCCTCCGCTCCGGCAGCTACGGAAGCAGACGGCATGGATAACGGTGTGCTTGAGCCGGAACCGGCTGTTCCGGGTACAAGTATCCCTCTACCAACCGCAACACCGGCACCAACGGCAACACCTGCTCCGGCTGCACCTCAGCCGTCAGCTACGCCAGCTCCAGCGGTAAGCTTCACCGATCTTGGTAATGTAGCATGGGCCGCATCGGCTATTAAAGAACTAACCGCTAAAGGCATCCTTCAGGGTGTGGGCGGCAACTCGTTCGCACCACTTAAAGAAGTAACCCGTGCCGAATTCATCACCATGATCGTCCGTGCCTTTAACCTGCCGCTAGAGAATGCAGAGGCTAACTTCAGTGATGTGACAACCACTGACTGGGCCTACAGCTATGTTGCTGCCGGTGTCCAGAATGGTCTGGTGGGTGGTGTAGGCGGCGGCAAGTTCGAGCCCGGCCGCTCTATCACACGGGAAGAAATGGCGATTATCGCCGCGAATGCCCTGACGAAGTTCAAAGGCAAATCGGTTACCGATACGGATGCGATACTGGCGAACTTCAAGGACAAATCCAGCATTGCCTCCTACGGAAAAAACGCGGTAGCGCTGCTTACGCAGGAAGGAATTGTGAAAGGCATGACGAATGACACGTTTGCGCCAAAAGGAATTGCGAACCGTGCCCAAGCCGCTGTCATTATCAGTAACATCATCAGCTTGCCATAA
- a CDS encoding HAMP domain-containing protein: MKDQNQTNEKNDDQIDAGELLNALMAMKKGNFSYRMPYDRTGVAGKVADTFNEIMDIQEGLVHEVQTVAKVVGKEGNLSKRFVQKNLGGSWETITDSLNGLVIDLIQPTSEMVRVINAVAKGDLSQKVELEIEGRPLTGEFQRTASNINMMVNQLSTFASEVTRVAREVGTEGILGGQADVKGVSGTWKDLTDSVNYMATNLTDQVRNIAAVTTAVANGDLSKQITVNARGEILELKNTINTMVEQLSMFSSEVTRVAREVGTEGKLGGQADVKDVSGTWRDLTESVNYMASNLTNQVRNIAVVTTAVANGDLSKKITADVQGEILELKNTINTMVDQLSTFASEVTRMAREVGTEGILGGQADVKGVSGTWRDLTESVNYMASNLTNQVRNIAEVTTAVAKGDLSKTITVDAKGEILQLKSTINIMVDQLSNFASEVTRVAREVSTEGILGGQADVKGVSGTWKDLTDSVNFMAGTLTDQVRNIAEVTTAVAKGDLSKQITVNAKGEILELKNTINTMVEQLSTFASEVTRVAREVGTEGMLGGQAQVKGVAGTWRDLTESVNYMASNLTNQVRNIAVVTTAVANGDLSKKITADVQGEILELKNTINTMVDQLSMFSSEVTRVAREVGTEGKLGGQAQVKGVGGTWKDLTEGVNNMARNLTDQVRNIADVTTAVAKGDLSKKITVDVKGEILELKNTINTMVDQLSTFASEVTRVAREVGTDGKLGAQAEVKDVSGTWKDLTDTVNYMASNLTIQMRNIAGVTTAVANGDLSKKITVDVKGELLELKNTINTMVDQLNSFASEVTRVAREVGTDGKLGGQAQVRGVGGIWKDLTDNVNIMATNLTDQVRGIAKVVTAVANGNLKQKLTVEAKGEIAELTDTINNMIETLATFADQVTTVAREVGAEGKLGGQANVPGAAGTWRDLTDNVNYMASTLTTQVRAITNVATAVTNGDLSRAIDVSASGEVATLKDNINEMIRNLKETTRINTEQDWLKTNLAKFSRLLQGQRDLYAVSRMILSELAPLVSMQHGVFYINEPSGGEPVLKLFASYAYQSRKHLANEFRAGQGLVGQCLIEKQRILLTNVPGDYVVISSALGEATPLNIILLPIIFEDQVLAILELATFRPYSDIDIAFLDQLTESIGIVINTMQANQRTEELLIQSQSLTEELQKQQMELRNTNDELEDKAKLLVLQKAEVESKNHEVEVAKRYLEEKAEQLALTSKYKSEFLANMSHELRTPLNSLLLLAEQLAENPDDNLHEIQVKFAKTIQDSGLELLNLINDILDLSKIESGTITPDYSEVSLAELTDGLDRTFRHMVDAKKLEYRIKVDPGLPAKIITDFKRLQQILKNLLSNAFKFTEQGQIMLQIRKASEGWHPENESLNRAKTVICFSVSDTGIGIPHEKQQIIFEAFQQADGSTNREYGGTGLGLAISREIAEMLGGEIILYSEVNKGSVFNLYLPTEAEFTEPEIKKVHVPEVIDITPPKRRSSLVKPAEEALLDDRDNLEPGDRVFLIVEDDQKFNEIILDLLHKRGIKAVISSSGYDALELVHKYKPIAITLDLHLGGDTNGWMVLEQLKSDIYVRHIPICVMTVDEEEVLLLQKGVHDYFRKPVTNEELENALDRLNQFTDKKGRSLLIAVHEEQERKQIIDQLSNQDIKLTVVDTGRKALNQINNKDFDCVVLDNNLPDMNLIRFVRDMHKNAKNKKVPVVARLSKKLTTAEENEWDDLVKMAVIKEVKSNTQLIDETTLFLHLKAEDLPSDLRDKLVKLYSSDEMIESKKVLVVDDDIRNIFALTSILERHHMKVIPAENGQDAIDLLKQTPDIEIVLMDIMMPGMDGYETTRAIREKAEFKNLPILALTAKAMKGDRELCLEAGCSDYITKPVNSTQLLSMMRTWLDK; the protein is encoded by the coding sequence ATGAAGGATCAAAACCAAACTAACGAGAAAAACGATGATCAAATTGATGCTGGCGAACTGCTCAACGCCTTAATGGCCATGAAGAAAGGCAACTTCTCCTACAGAATGCCTTATGACCGCACAGGTGTAGCCGGCAAGGTAGCAGACACATTTAATGAAATTATGGATATTCAGGAAGGTCTGGTCCATGAAGTCCAGACTGTAGCCAAGGTTGTCGGAAAAGAGGGCAACCTTTCGAAAAGATTTGTGCAGAAAAATTTGGGCGGATCATGGGAAACCATCACGGATTCATTGAATGGTCTGGTCATTGACCTGATTCAACCTACGAGCGAAATGGTGCGGGTAATTAACGCCGTAGCTAAAGGGGACCTGTCCCAGAAGGTGGAGCTGGAAATCGAAGGCAGACCGCTTACTGGAGAATTCCAGAGAACGGCAAGCAATATTAACATGATGGTGAATCAGCTCAGCACCTTTGCCTCCGAGGTTACCCGGGTAGCGCGCGAGGTCGGTACGGAAGGGATTCTGGGCGGTCAGGCAGACGTCAAAGGTGTATCAGGTACCTGGAAAGACCTGACGGATAGCGTGAATTATATGGCTACGAACCTCACGGATCAAGTGCGTAACATCGCGGCGGTAACAACAGCTGTAGCAAACGGGGATCTGTCGAAGCAAATCACGGTCAATGCCCGGGGAGAAATCCTTGAACTCAAAAATACGATCAACACCATGGTGGAACAGCTCTCCATGTTCTCGTCCGAGGTCACGCGTGTGGCACGTGAGGTCGGCACGGAAGGTAAGCTTGGCGGTCAGGCGGATGTTAAAGATGTATCCGGTACTTGGCGGGATTTAACGGAAAGTGTAAACTACATGGCCTCCAACCTGACCAACCAGGTGCGTAACATTGCGGTTGTGACCACTGCGGTGGCAAACGGCGATCTTTCGAAGAAGATTACAGCTGATGTACAGGGTGAAATCCTGGAGCTTAAGAATACGATTAACACGATGGTGGATCAGTTGTCGACCTTTGCTTCCGAGGTTACCCGTATGGCGCGAGAGGTCGGGACGGAAGGGATACTCGGCGGACAGGCGGATGTAAAAGGCGTCTCCGGCACATGGCGTGATTTGACCGAGAGCGTAAACTACATGGCGTCTAACTTAACCAACCAGGTGCGCAACATTGCGGAAGTGACAACCGCCGTGGCTAAGGGTGATCTGTCGAAGACGATTACGGTTGATGCCAAAGGCGAGATCCTCCAGCTGAAAAGCACGATCAATATCATGGTGGATCAGCTCAGTAACTTCGCTTCCGAGGTTACGCGTGTGGCGCGGGAGGTTTCAACGGAAGGGATTCTGGGCGGTCAGGCTGACGTTAAAGGCGTATCGGGTACATGGAAGGATTTGACGGATAGCGTTAACTTTATGGCCGGTACACTGACCGATCAGGTGCGTAACATCGCCGAGGTAACCACTGCGGTTGCGAAAGGCGATCTGTCCAAGCAGATTACGGTGAATGCGAAAGGAGAAATTCTGGAGCTTAAGAATACCATTAATACGATGGTAGAGCAGCTCTCGACCTTCGCTTCCGAGGTAACGCGTGTAGCGCGGGAGGTAGGTACGGAGGGGATGCTGGGCGGACAAGCCCAAGTTAAAGGCGTTGCGGGTACCTGGCGCGATTTGACCGAGAGCGTAAACTACATGGCGTCTAACTTAACCAACCAAGTGCGTAACATCGCCGTTGTAACGACGGCCGTAGCGAACGGGGATCTGTCCAAGAAAATCACGGCGGATGTACAAGGGGAAATCCTCGAGCTCAAAAATACGATCAACACGATGGTGGACCAGCTCTCCATGTTCTCCTCCGAGGTTACGCGTGTGGCGCGAGAGGTCGGTACGGAAGGAAAACTGGGCGGCCAGGCTCAGGTTAAAGGGGTCGGCGGAACCTGGAAAGACTTGACCGAAGGCGTTAATAACATGGCCCGGAATCTTACGGACCAGGTGCGGAACATCGCAGACGTTACGACGGCGGTAGCAAAGGGCGACCTGTCCAAGAAAATCACCGTTGACGTAAAAGGCGAAATCCTTGAACTGAAGAATACGATCAATACGATGGTGGATCAGCTCTCGACCTTCGCCTCCGAGGTTACACGCGTAGCGCGCGAAGTAGGTACGGATGGAAAACTCGGCGCGCAAGCGGAAGTAAAGGATGTCTCCGGTACGTGGAAAGATTTGACCGATACGGTTAACTACATGGCCAGCAACCTGACCATTCAAATGCGTAACATTGCCGGTGTTACAACTGCGGTAGCGAACGGGGACCTGTCCAAGAAAATTACTGTTGACGTTAAAGGCGAATTATTGGAACTGAAGAACACGATCAATACCATGGTGGATCAGCTGAATTCGTTCGCCTCTGAGGTTACGCGTGTGGCCCGGGAGGTCGGTACAGACGGTAAGCTGGGCGGTCAAGCCCAGGTACGCGGCGTCGGAGGGATCTGGAAAGACCTTACCGATAACGTTAATATTATGGCGACCAATCTGACGGATCAGGTGCGCGGTATCGCCAAGGTCGTGACGGCGGTAGCGAACGGTAACCTGAAGCAAAAACTGACGGTGGAAGCCAAAGGCGAAATCGCCGAGCTGACGGACACCATCAACAATATGATTGAGACGCTGGCTACCTTCGCGGACCAGGTAACCACCGTGGCGCGGGAGGTAGGCGCCGAAGGGAAGCTTGGCGGACAAGCGAACGTTCCGGGCGCAGCCGGTACTTGGCGCGACCTCACCGACAACGTTAACTACATGGCGAGTACGCTGACCACTCAGGTACGCGCCATCACTAACGTAGCTACTGCGGTAACGAATGGCGATCTGTCACGGGCTATCGACGTATCTGCATCCGGAGAAGTCGCAACGCTCAAAGACAACATCAACGAAATGATCCGTAACCTGAAGGAAACGACCCGTATTAATACGGAGCAGGACTGGCTCAAAACCAATCTCGCCAAATTCTCACGGCTGCTGCAAGGGCAAAGAGATTTGTATGCGGTCAGCCGCATGATCCTGTCCGAGCTGGCACCGCTCGTGTCGATGCAACACGGTGTCTTCTATATCAATGAACCGTCCGGCGGTGAACCGGTGCTGAAGTTGTTTGCCAGCTATGCTTACCAGAGCCGCAAACATCTGGCGAACGAATTCCGGGCCGGGCAAGGCCTGGTCGGCCAGTGCCTGATCGAGAAGCAGCGGATCCTGCTTACCAACGTACCGGGTGACTATGTGGTGATCTCGTCCGCCTTGGGCGAAGCTACACCTCTCAACATCATTTTGCTGCCGATTATTTTCGAGGATCAGGTGCTTGCGATTCTGGAACTTGCAACCTTCCGCCCGTACAGCGATATCGATATTGCATTCCTGGATCAGCTTACGGAATCGATCGGAATTGTGATTAACACGATGCAGGCGAACCAGCGTACAGAGGAGCTGCTGATCCAGTCGCAGTCCCTTACCGAAGAGCTCCAAAAGCAGCAGATGGAGCTGCGGAATACAAATGACGAACTCGAGGATAAGGCGAAGCTGCTCGTCCTACAGAAAGCTGAAGTGGAGAGCAAGAACCATGAGGTCGAGGTGGCCAAACGATATCTGGAGGAAAAAGCGGAACAGCTTGCCCTCACCTCCAAGTACAAATCCGAGTTTTTGGCCAACATGTCGCACGAACTACGTACCCCGCTGAATTCTCTACTGCTCCTGGCAGAACAGCTGGCCGAGAACCCGGATGACAATCTTCATGAGATTCAGGTGAAGTTCGCAAAGACCATTCAGGACTCTGGACTCGAATTGCTAAACCTTATTAATGATATTCTTGACCTGTCAAAAATCGAATCGGGCACGATTACGCCGGATTACAGCGAGGTATCCTTGGCGGAGCTGACCGACGGGCTGGACCGTACCTTCCGCCATATGGTGGATGCTAAGAAGCTCGAGTACCGGATTAAAGTTGATCCCGGCTTACCGGCTAAGATAATAACGGACTTCAAGCGGCTTCAGCAGATTCTGAAAAACCTGCTTTCAAACGCCTTTAAGTTCACGGAACAGGGACAGATCATGCTCCAGATCCGGAAGGCGAGCGAGGGCTGGCATCCGGAGAATGAATCGCTGAACCGGGCCAAAACGGTTATTTGCTTCTCCGTAAGCGACACGGGGATCGGCATTCCGCATGAAAAACAGCAGATTATTTTCGAAGCCTTCCAGCAAGCGGACGGCAGCACGAACCGGGAATATGGCGGAACAGGCTTGGGGCTTGCCATCTCCCGTGAGATTGCTGAAATGCTGGGCGGAGAAATCATCCTGTACAGTGAAGTGAACAAGGGAAGCGTATTTAATCTGTATCTTCCTACTGAAGCTGAATTCACAGAGCCGGAAATCAAAAAAGTGCATGTTCCGGAAGTGATTGATATCACTCCGCCTAAACGCAGAAGCAGTCTGGTCAAACCGGCGGAGGAAGCTTTGCTTGACGACCGGGATAACCTTGAGCCGGGAGACCGCGTATTCCTGATTGTTGAGGATGACCAGAAGTTCAACGAAATCATTCTCGATCTTCTTCACAAAAGAGGAATCAAAGCTGTCATTTCGTCCAGCGGCTATGATGCACTGGAGCTCGTTCATAAGTATAAGCCAATTGCTATAACGCTGGATCTGCATCTTGGCGGGGATACCAACGGCTGGATGGTACTGGAGCAGCTGAAGAGCGATATCTATGTGCGGCATATTCCTATTTGTGTCATGACCGTGGACGAGGAAGAGGTGCTCCTGCTGCAGAAGGGGGTTCACGATTACTTCCGGAAACCGGTGACGAACGAAGAGCTCGAGAATGCACTTGACCGTTTGAATCAATTCACCGACAAGAAGGGCCGCAGTCTCCTGATTGCTGTTCATGAGGAACAAGAGCGCAAGCAAATCATCGACCAGCTGAGCAACCAGGACATCAAGCTCACGGTAGTCGACACCGGCCGCAAGGCTTTAAATCAGATCAATAATAAAGATTTCGATTGTGTGGTTCTGGACAATAACTTGCCCGATATGAATCTCATCCGGTTTGTCCGGGATATGCATAAGAATGCCAAAAACAAAAAAGTTCCCGTCGTAGCCCGCCTGAGCAAGAAACTGACAACCGCTGAGGAGAACGAGTGGGATGATTTGGTCAAGATGGCGGTTATCAAAGAGGTGAAGTCGAATACTCAATTGATTGACGAGACAACCCTCTTCCTGCACCTGAAAGCAGAGGACCTGCCATCCGACTTAAGGGATAAGCTGGTCAAATTATATAGTTCGGATGAAATGATCGAATCTAAGAAAGTGCTTGTAGTGGATGATGATATCCGCAACATCTTTGCGCTTACCTCGATTTTGGAGCGTCATCATATGAAGGTCATTCCTGCCGAGAACGGCCAGGATGCCATTGATCTCCTGAAACAGACACCGGACATCGAAATCGTGCTAATGGATATCATGATGCCGGGAATGGATGGCTACGAAACGACCCGGGCCATCCGGGAGAAGGCAGAGTTCAAGAACCTTCCTATTCTTGCACTTACGGCCAAAGCCATGAAGGGAGACCGGGAGCTGTGCCTAGAAGCCGGTTGCTCGGATTACATTACCAAACCGGTCAACAGTACGCAGCTGTTATCCATGATGCGGACTTGGCTGGACAAGTAA
- a CDS encoding sensor histidine kinase, which produces MAYSEKELRKSLILAVSTILDRHYHSVTLKNMQFAWFVETNKDLLNSTFSKTLICMIDAMFLGPLDYCQYLDTQRKEGVEQGNYTAEIFGDHYDVLLEMSQDLILTTQNIMFTIIDEAVDDSANRLFFYNRLMESNWTRFSGFTLGYLSNKKQLIDSLHEQKIAVMGQMAAGMAHEIRNPLASIKGFAQLVNNRLAEPEIKANELRTYMDITIKEIDTLNGLVTDFLLLSRKGDSKRDSGVVFNVIEVIHRVNNIVNQLILSDDIVLSVDYSAERVLTFGSASQLEQVFLNILKNSIDSFTACKGRINITVTTAAETNEIILLFKDNGEGILPEKLKRIFDPFYTTKPKGTGIGLSICKQLIEMYGGQIKVDSEVQVGTTVSVTLPWVCNK; this is translated from the coding sequence ATGGCCTATAGTGAAAAGGAATTGCGTAAGTCATTAATCCTGGCTGTTTCAACCATTTTGGACAGGCATTATCATTCTGTTACTCTGAAAAACATGCAATTTGCCTGGTTTGTAGAAACGAATAAGGACCTGTTAAACTCAACATTCAGTAAGACCTTAATCTGTATGATCGACGCAATGTTCCTGGGCCCTTTGGATTATTGCCAGTACCTGGATACACAGAGAAAGGAGGGGGTTGAACAAGGGAATTACACGGCAGAAATATTCGGTGATCATTATGATGTCTTGCTTGAGATGAGCCAGGATTTAATCTTAACTACCCAGAATATTATGTTTACGATCATTGATGAGGCTGTGGATGATTCCGCAAACCGGTTGTTTTTCTATAATCGCTTAATGGAAAGCAATTGGACCCGCTTTAGTGGCTTTACCCTGGGATATCTGTCCAATAAGAAACAACTGATTGACAGTTTACATGAACAGAAAATTGCTGTAATGGGGCAAATGGCAGCCGGCATGGCACATGAAATACGTAATCCGCTGGCTTCAATTAAAGGATTTGCCCAGCTTGTTAATAACAGACTGGCTGAACCTGAGATCAAAGCCAATGAATTGCGTACATATATGGACATAACGATTAAAGAGATTGATACGCTGAACGGGCTAGTAACGGACTTTCTGCTATTGTCCCGAAAAGGGGATAGTAAGAGGGATAGTGGCGTGGTTTTTAATGTTATAGAGGTTATACATAGAGTCAATAACATTGTGAATCAACTCATTCTTAGTGACGATATTGTTCTTTCAGTGGATTATTCCGCAGAAAGGGTACTAACGTTTGGTAGTGCTTCTCAACTGGAGCAGGTATTCCTGAATATCTTGAAAAATAGTATAGATTCCTTCACAGCATGCAAAGGGAGAATCAATATTACGGTTACGACCGCGGCTGAGACAAACGAAATTATCCTGCTCTTTAAAGATAACGGGGAAGGGATTCTGCCCGAGAAACTAAAGCGGATATTCGATCCTTTCTATACTACCAAGCCAAAAGGGACAGGGATTGGCTTATCGATCTGTAAACAGTTAATCGAAATGTATGGAGGGCAAATTAAGGTGGATTCAGAAGTGCAGGTGGGAACCACTGTAAGTGTTACTTTGCCCTGGGTATGCAATAAATAA